The stretch of DNA AAAGCAACACCGAGTACTTTTCCCCAATACTGCATATACTCCCCAAATCGTCATGCTGTCGTCTAGAATTTGCTTTATCATACCCGCCATTGATAGCGGTGCCTAACGGCATACTGCTAACGGGCTGGATTAACACTAGCGCTGTGGTGATGAGTACGTTAGTCTCTGACCGTTTGCCTTCGCTATACCCTGATGACGGAACAACAAATAACACGTATGAAAAAACGTATTCCCACCTTGCTGGCCACATTGATTGGCTCAGCCCTTTATAGCCAACAAGGTATGGCTGCCGACCTTGCCTCGCAGTGTATGTTGGGTGTCCCAAGCTACAATCGTCCTTTGGTGCAGGGCGACGGCAATAACCTGCCTGTCACCATCCAGGCCGATCACGCCAAAGGTGACTATCCGGATAACGCTGTTTTTACCGGGAATGTTGACGTCCAGCAAGGCAACAGCCGCCTGCAGTCAGACGAAGTTCAACTTCATCAGAAGCAGGTTGAAGGCCAGCCGGATCCGGTGCGCACCGTCGATGCCTTAGGTAATGTGCATTACGATGACAATCAGGTCATCCTGAAAGGTCCGAAAGCGTGGTCGAATTTAAACACCAAAGATACTAACGTCTGGAGCGGGGATTACCAGATGGTTGGCCGCCAGGGTCGCGGTACCGCGGACCTCATGAAGCAGCGTGGCGACAACCGCTATACCATCCTCGAAAACGGGACGTTTACCTCCTGTCTGCCGGGTTCTAATACCTGGAGCGTGGTCGGCACCGAAGTGATTCAGGACAGGCAGGAAGAAGTGGCGGAGATTTGGAACGCCCGCTTTAAGCTGGGCCCTGTGCCGGTCTTCTACAGCCCTTATCTGCAGCTCCCGATTGGCGATAAACGCCGCTCGGGCTTCCTGATCCCTGGCGCTAAATACAGCACCAACAACGGGATTGAGTTCGCTCTCCCGTATTACTGGAACATTGCGCCAAACTTTGATGCCACCATTACGCCTCACTATATTGATAAGCGCGGCGGCATTCAGTGGCAGAACGAATTCCGCTATCTGACCCAGGCGGGTACAGGCCTGATGGAGTTTGACTATCTGCCGTCTGATGACGAATACAAGAACGAGCCGGGCGTGCCTCAGGGTGAAAAAGATCGCCGCTGGCTGTTCTACTGGAACCACAGCGGGGTGATGGACCAGGTGTGGCGCTTCAACGTCGACTACACCAAAGTCAGCGACTCACGCTACTTCAACGACTTTAGCTCCCAGTACGGCAACAGTACCGACGGTTACGCCACGCAAAAATTCAGCGTCGGCTACGCCATCGAAAACTTTGACGCCACGCTGTCGGCTAAGCAGTTCCAGGTCTTTGCTAACCAGCTGGGTGCAGGGACAAGTTCCTACCGCGCTGAGCCGCAGTTGGATCTCAACTTTTATCAAAACGACGTAGGTCCGTTCGATACCCGAGTCTATGCTCAGGCCGTCAAGTTCACCAACGTAAACAGCAACATGCCGGATGCTACGCGCCTGCATCTCGAGCCGGTCATCAACCTGCCGCTGTCCAACGGCTGGGCAAGTCTGAACACCGAAACCAAGCTGATGATGACCCATTATCAGCAGGACAATCTGGATAAATACAAACAGAACATCAATAGTGCGAGTACGCTAGAAAGCACGGTTAACCGCACGCTGCCGCAGTTTAAAATGGACGGCAAGCTGATTTTCGATCGTGATATGGACTCCGTTGCCGGCTGGACGCAAACGCTGGAACCACGTGCTCAATACCTGTACGTGCCATACCGCAACCAAAGTGCGATCAACAACTACGACTCATCCCTGCTGCAGTCTGACTACAGCGGGCTGTTCCGTGACCGTACTTATGGCGGCCTTGACCGCATTGCCTCCGCCAACCAGGTGACGACCGGCGTAACATCTCGCGTTTATGATGACGCTTCCGTTGAACGTTTTAACGTATCCGCTGGTCAAATCTACTATTTCACCCAGTCCCGTACCGGGGATGACAATATTAACTGGGAGAAAGATAAGAAAACCGGCTCTATGCTTTGGGCCGGTGATACTTACTGGCGCATGACCGATCGTTGGGGCCTGCGTGGCGGGGTGCAGTACGATGCTCGTCTTGGCAGCGTAGCGAACGGCAGTGGAGCCATTGAATACCGCCGGGATACCGACCGTATGGCGCAGTTGACCTATCGTTATGCCAGCCCGGAGTATATTCAGGCAACGTTGCCAGCATACTCCACCGCCGATCAGTATAAAGAAGGGATCTCGCAGGTAGGTATGGTAGCCAGTTGGCCGATCGTTGACCGCTGGTCAGTCGTTGGTGCCTACTACTACGATACCAATGCCCGGCAGTCCGCTGACTCTATGTTCGCCGTACAATATAGCTCTTGCTGCTATGCAATTCGTGTTGGCGTCGAGCGTAAAATCAACGGCTGGGAAAATAACATGAGTAAATACGATAACGTAATCGGCTTTAACATCGAGTTACGTGGCCTGAGCTCTAACTATGGCCTGGGTATTCCGCAGATGTTGCGTTCTAACATTCTGCCGTACCAGAGCTCGATGTAATTCACTTTGACGAATACTCTAAATAATCCGCTTTGCGGCTAAGTAAAATGGAAAAAGTATGAAGAACTGGAGAACGCTGCTTCTTGGTGTCGCCCTCGTAGCGAACACGGCTTTTGCAGCCCCGCAGGTTGTCGACAAAGTAGCAGCCGTAGTCAATAACGGCGTAGTCCTTGAAAGCGATGTTGACGGCTTAATGCAGTCGGTCAAAATGAACTCACGCGACGCGGGGCAACAGCTTCCCGATGACGCGACGCTGCGCCACCAAATCGTTGAACGTCTGATCATGGATCAAATCATCCTGCAGATGGGTCAGAAGATGGGCGTGAAGATAACCGACGATGAGCTCGATCAGGCCATCGCCAACATCGCCAAACAGAACAACATGACCATGGATCAGATGCGTAGCCGTCTGGCCTATGATGGCGTGAACTACAGCACCTACCGCAGCCAGATTCGTAAAGAGATGACGATTTCGGAAGTGCGTAACAACGAAGTGCGCCGTCGCGTTTCCATTCTGCCGCAGGAAGTTGACTCCCTGGCGCAGCAGGTCGGTAACCAGAACGACAGCAGCACCGAGCTGAACCTGAGCCACATTTTGATTGCCCTGCCTGAAAACCCAAGCTCCGCTCAGGTTGATGACGCAGAAAAGCAGGCACGTAACGTGGTCGATCAGGCTCGTAACGGCGCCGACTTCGGCAAACTCGCTATCAGCTATTCGGCCGATCAGCAGGCGCTGAAAGGCGGCCAGATGGGTTGGGGTCGTATTCAGGAGCTGCCTTCAATTTTTGCCCAGGCATTAAGCACGGCGAAGAAAGGCGACATCATCGGGCCGATTCGTTCAGGCGTGGGCTTCCATATCCTGAAAGTTAACGACCTGCGCGGCCAGAGCCAGAATATTTCGGTTACCGAAGTTCACGCTCGTCACATCCTGCTGAAAACGTCACCGATCCTGAACGATACTCAGGCACGCCAGAAACTGGAGCAGATTTCTGCTGATATTAAGAGCGGAAAAACGACGTTCGCTGCGGCGGCAAAAGAGTTCTCTGACGATCCGGGCTCAGCAAATCAGGGCGGCGATCTGGGTTGGGCGGCAACGGATATTTATGACCCAGCCTTCCGTGATGCGCTGCAGAAGCTGAACAAAGGCCAGATGAGCGCGCCGGTGCACTCTTCCTTTGGCTGGCACCTGATCGAACTGCTGGACACCCGCAAAGTCGACAGAACCGATGCGGCACAAAAAGATCGTGCCTACCGCATGCTGTTCAACCGCAAGTTCTCCGAAGAAGCGCAAACCTGGATGCAGGAACAGCGCGCCAGCGCTTACGTGAAAATCATAGGCAGCAATGGCTAACATCTTTCGTGTGACCATCACTCCCGGCGAACCCGCCGGGATTGGTCCCGACCTGGTCGTCGCGTTAGCGCAACGCGACTGGCCCGTTGAACTGGTCGTCTGCGCTTCTCCCGAATTGTTACTCTCCAGAGCATCCCTGCTCGGCCTCCCACTGACGCTACAGCCTTTCCAGGCCGATCAACCGGCAAAACCACAGGCCGCAGGCACGCTGACCGTGCTGCCCGTTGAACTGCGCGCGTCGGTCGTTCCGGGGCAGCTGGATGTGCGTAACAGCGCTTATGTGGTTGAGACGCTGGCTCGCGCCTGCGATGGCTGTCTGAGCGGAGAGTTTGCAGCCCTGATTACCGGTCCGGTGCATAAAGGCATCATCAACGATGCCGGCATTCCGTTTATCGGCCATACCGAGTTCTTTGAAGAACGTTCGCACAGCGAAAAAGTGGTGATGATGCTGGCGACGGAAGAGCTTCGCGTTGCCCTGGCCACCACACACCTGCCGCTGAAAGCAATTTCTGACGCCATTACGCCGGATTTGCTACGCCAGATTGTCACCATCCTGTATCATGACCTGCAGACCAAATTTGGTATCCCGCAGCCGCATGTGCTGGTCTGCGGTCTCAATCCGCACGCCGGGGAAGGTGGCCATATGGGCACCGAAGAGATAGACACCATTATCCCGGTGTTAAATGAGATGCGCGCTTTAGGGATGCACCTTTCTGGCCCACTTCCGGCAGATACGCTATTCCAGCCCAAATACCTCGATAGTGCTGACGCCGTACTGGCGATGTATCACGATCAGGGGCTGCCCGTGTTGAAATACCAGGGCTTCGGCCGCGCGGTGAATATCACTCTGGGATTACCTTTTATCCGCACATCGGTTGACCACGGCACGGCTCTAGAGCTGGCAGGCCAGGGAAAAGCCGACGTCGGCAGTTTTATTACGGCGCTTAATCTCGCCATTAAAATGATTGTTAATAGTCAATGAATACTCGAGTCCACCAGGGCCACCTTGCCCGCAAACGTTTTGGACAAAACTTCCTTAATGACCAGTTCGTTATCGACAGTATTGTCTCCGCTATTAATCCACAGCCAGGCCAGGCGATGGTCGAAATCGGGCCGGGCCTCGGGGCCTTAACCGAGCCGGTGGGTGAACGCATGGATAAAATGACCGTTATCGAACTGGACCGCGA from Cedecea neteri encodes:
- the lptD gene encoding LPS assembly protein LptD; the protein is MKKRIPTLLATLIGSALYSQQGMAADLASQCMLGVPSYNRPLVQGDGNNLPVTIQADHAKGDYPDNAVFTGNVDVQQGNSRLQSDEVQLHQKQVEGQPDPVRTVDALGNVHYDDNQVILKGPKAWSNLNTKDTNVWSGDYQMVGRQGRGTADLMKQRGDNRYTILENGTFTSCLPGSNTWSVVGTEVIQDRQEEVAEIWNARFKLGPVPVFYSPYLQLPIGDKRRSGFLIPGAKYSTNNGIEFALPYYWNIAPNFDATITPHYIDKRGGIQWQNEFRYLTQAGTGLMEFDYLPSDDEYKNEPGVPQGEKDRRWLFYWNHSGVMDQVWRFNVDYTKVSDSRYFNDFSSQYGNSTDGYATQKFSVGYAIENFDATLSAKQFQVFANQLGAGTSSYRAEPQLDLNFYQNDVGPFDTRVYAQAVKFTNVNSNMPDATRLHLEPVINLPLSNGWASLNTETKLMMTHYQQDNLDKYKQNINSASTLESTVNRTLPQFKMDGKLIFDRDMDSVAGWTQTLEPRAQYLYVPYRNQSAINNYDSSLLQSDYSGLFRDRTYGGLDRIASANQVTTGVTSRVYDDASVERFNVSAGQIYYFTQSRTGDDNINWEKDKKTGSMLWAGDTYWRMTDRWGLRGGVQYDARLGSVANGSGAIEYRRDTDRMAQLTYRYASPEYIQATLPAYSTADQYKEGISQVGMVASWPIVDRWSVVGAYYYDTNARQSADSMFAVQYSSCCYAIRVGVERKINGWENNMSKYDNVIGFNIELRGLSSNYGLGIPQMLRSNILPYQSSM
- the surA gene encoding peptidylprolyl isomerase SurA, whose amino-acid sequence is MKNWRTLLLGVALVANTAFAAPQVVDKVAAVVNNGVVLESDVDGLMQSVKMNSRDAGQQLPDDATLRHQIVERLIMDQIILQMGQKMGVKITDDELDQAIANIAKQNNMTMDQMRSRLAYDGVNYSTYRSQIRKEMTISEVRNNEVRRRVSILPQEVDSLAQQVGNQNDSSTELNLSHILIALPENPSSAQVDDAEKQARNVVDQARNGADFGKLAISYSADQQALKGGQMGWGRIQELPSIFAQALSTAKKGDIIGPIRSGVGFHILKVNDLRGQSQNISVTEVHARHILLKTSPILNDTQARQKLEQISADIKSGKTTFAAAAKEFSDDPGSANQGGDLGWAATDIYDPAFRDALQKLNKGQMSAPVHSSFGWHLIELLDTRKVDRTDAAQKDRAYRMLFNRKFSEEAQTWMQEQRASAYVKIIGSNG
- the pdxA gene encoding 4-hydroxythreonine-4-phosphate dehydrogenase PdxA; this encodes MANIFRVTITPGEPAGIGPDLVVALAQRDWPVELVVCASPELLLSRASLLGLPLTLQPFQADQPAKPQAAGTLTVLPVELRASVVPGQLDVRNSAYVVETLARACDGCLSGEFAALITGPVHKGIINDAGIPFIGHTEFFEERSHSEKVVMMLATEELRVALATTHLPLKAISDAITPDLLRQIVTILYHDLQTKFGIPQPHVLVCGLNPHAGEGGHMGTEEIDTIIPVLNEMRALGMHLSGPLPADTLFQPKYLDSADAVLAMYHDQGLPVLKYQGFGRAVNITLGLPFIRTSVDHGTALELAGQGKADVGSFITALNLAIKMIVNSQ